The following coding sequences are from one Trichoplusia ni isolate ovarian cell line Hi5 chromosome 15, tn1, whole genome shotgun sequence window:
- the LOC113501013 gene encoding M-phase phosphoprotein 6, protein MAGKTKKIELPKSVLEMKFMKKTRERIEKELQNTQDHGRLYSDIITNEMRSASGNFISESSFIFCETMLDGRLSFKGMNPEIERLMEMEKAEAEKPSGEMVKDVSDDILAKKMAKLNKMKRPSASPVVSELSKIKRKK, encoded by the coding sequence atggctggaaaaacgaaaaaaattgaACTTCCAAAATCTGTCTTAGAAATGAAATTCATGAAGAAAACAAGAGAGAGAATAGAAAAAGAATTGCAAAACACTCAAGACCATGGTAGGCTATATTCTGATATAATAACAAACGAAATGAGAAGTGCGTCTGGTAACTTCATATCAGAatcaagttttatattttgtgaaacAATGCTGGATGGAAGATTATCATTTAAAGGTATGAACCCTGAGATAGAACGCCTTATGGAAATGGAAAAGGCTGAAGCTGAGAAACCTAGTGGTGAAATGGTTAAAGATGTCTCAGATGATATTCTAGCTAAGAAAATGGCGAAATTAAATAAGATGAAACGGCCAAGTGCAAGCCCCGTAGTTAGCGAATTGTCcaaaattaagagaaaaaaataa